The following proteins are encoded in a genomic region of Nicotiana sylvestris chromosome 4, ASM39365v2, whole genome shotgun sequence:
- the LOC138890110 gene encoding uncharacterized protein: MDDFTVVGDSFDECLKNLDKVLARREETNLVFNWKNCHFIFEEGIVLGHKISKHGIEVDKAKIEMLLERNAKFEFNEECMKAFELLKYKLTTTPIITAPNWSLPFEIICDASDIVVGAFLGQRVNKMFHPVYYASKTMNDAQVNYMVTENELLAIVFAMESLGLITWVPRVGGISKKNVMHLTTILHINIFDVWDIDFMGPFVSSCGNTYILVVADYVSKWVEAVDLPNNEARGVVAFLKKSIFTRFGTPRAIISHGVSHFCNKAFDTLLAKYGVNHKNYKTTYKDPIGMSPYRLVFGKVSNLLVELEHKSMWALRKLKLEWDFATNLRVEQLYELDEFRFHSYSSSSLYKDKMKYLHDKHARSEEFKVGDFVLLFNSRL; the protein is encoded by the exons atggatgatttcactgttgtgggtgactcttttgatgaatgtttgaagaatcttgacaaGGTGTTGGCACGGCGTGAAGAGACCAATCTTGTGTTTAACTGGAAAAATTGCCACTTTATAttcgaggaaggcattgtccttggccataagatctcaaagcacggtatagaggtggacaaggctaaaattgaa ATGTTGTTGGAAAGGAATGCCAAGTTCGAGTTTAATGAGGAATGTATGaaagcttttgaacttctcaagtacaaattgacaaccactcctattattaccgcacccaattggagcttaccttttgagaTCATCTGTGATGCAAGCGATATTGTTGTAGGAGCATTTTTGGGCCAAAGAGTGAATAAGATGTTTCACCcggtgtattatgcaagcaaaacaatgaatgatgctcaagtgaattatATGGTGACGGAAAATGAGTTGTTagcaattgtgtttgcaatggagagTTTAGGTCTTATCACATGGGTtccaag AGtaggtggaatttcaaagaagaaTGTGATGCATCTCACCACTATTCTTCATATTAACATATTTGATGTGTGGGacattgacttcatgggacctttTGTGAGTTCATGTGGCAACACGTACATTCTGGTGGTCGCtgattatgtttcaaagtgggttgaggccgtgGACTTACCAAACAATGAGGCCCGGGGTGTTGTggcttttctcaagaagagtatttttacacgatttggcactcctagagcaatcATCAGTCATGGAGTGTCTCATTTctgcaataaggcatttgacactttgcttgcaaagtatggtgtcaatcacaag AATTACAAGACTACATACAAGGatccgattggtatgtcaccatatcgGTTAGTGTTTGGGAAAGTTTCCAATCTCCTGGTTGAGTTGGAGCACAAGTCCATGTGGGCCTTGAGAAAGTTGAAACTTGAATGGGATTTTGCAACAAATCTCCGGGTGGAGCAACTctatgagcttgatgagttccggtttcattcctattccagctcgtccttgtataaggacaagatgaagtacttacatgacaagcATGCCCGTAGCGAGGAATTCAAAGTGGGTGACTTTGTTCttttgttcaactcccggttatga